In Rhodococcus sp. OK302, one genomic interval encodes:
- a CDS encoding Zn-ribbon domain-containing OB-fold protein, producing MTVDGLTRASVHSQCKLMILRCSHCATLLAPTMAECSWCHGSTFVPVESCGVGSIVSFKVVEREVDNLFSKLEPCTIAIVELDDGPWVYSWVTGTVPTTSDGRVRVEYTSTGSAGQLPVFVVSSGPVLQSAPVQQPSQVLQPALAQP from the coding sequence ATGACCGTCGACGGCCTGACCCGAGCGAGTGTGCATTCACAGTGCAAACTCATGATCCTGCGTTGCTCGCACTGCGCAACCTTGCTCGCACCGACAATGGCCGAGTGCTCGTGGTGTCACGGCAGCACGTTCGTACCAGTCGAGTCGTGCGGCGTCGGTTCCATCGTGTCGTTCAAGGTAGTCGAGCGTGAGGTGGACAATCTCTTCAGCAAGCTCGAACCCTGCACGATCGCGATTGTCGAACTCGACGACGGCCCTTGGGTGTATTCGTGGGTCACCGGAACGGTTCCGACAACGTCCGACGGTCGGGTCCGAGTCGAATATACGTCGACGGGGAGCGCGGGGCAGTTGCCCGTCTTCGTGGTTTCGTCCGGCCCAGTCTTGCAGTCGGCCCCAGTCCAACAGCCGAGCCAAGTCCTACAGCCTGCGCTCGCTCAACCGTAG